The Synechococcus sp. RS9909 genomic interval CCTGCGTGGGGCTCGGCGTGGCGCGGTTGCTGGCGGCCGAACCGGCGTTGCCCTGCGGCGTGCGCTTGTTGTTTCAACCGGCTGAGGAGCTGGCCCAGGGAGCGCGTTGGATGCGGGAGGACGGCGCCCTGGAGGGGCTGAGTGCTCTCTATGGCGTGCATGTGTTCCCCTCCCTGGCGGCGGGCACGATCGGGGTGCGCAGCGGCAGCCTCACGGCAGCGGCCGGTGAACTGGAGATCGAGGTGATCGGGGAGGGCGGCCATGGCGCCCGGCCGCACCAGTCAGTGGATGCGATCTGGATCGCGGCCAGGGTCGTCACCGGTTTGCAGGAGGCGATCAGTCGACGCCTTGATGCCCTGCATCCAGTGGTGGTGAGCTTCGGGGCGATTGAGGGCGGCAAGGCCTTCAACGTGATTGCTGATCGGGTGCGTCTGCTCGGCACCCTGCGTTGTCTGGATGCCGAGTTGCATGCCCGGCTGCCGGCCTGGATCGAGGAGACCGTGCAGGCGATCTGCGCCAGTTTCGGTGCCACGGCCCGGGTGAGTTATCGCTGCATCGCACCGCCGGTGCACAACGATCCAGCGCTCACCGATCTGCTCGAGCGCTGTGCAATCGACCAGCTGGGGCGCGAGCGGGTGCTGCGTTTGGAGCAGCCGTCTCTGGGTGCGGAGGATTTCGCTGAGCTGCTGCAGGACGTGCCCGGCAGCATGTTCCGCCTCGGGGTGGCGGGGCCGGAGGGATGCGCGCCCCTGCATCACGGCAGTTTTCTGCCGGATGAGGCGAGCCTGGCTGTGGGAATCCGGGTGCTTACGGCCACCCTGCTGACCTGGTTGCAGGAGGCTGGCGGCCAGGAGGTGGGGCGATGACGTCGCCGGTCCGCCCCGCTGGTCACGTGTGGTTGTCGTTGGCGGCTCCGTTGCTGGTGTTGCTGGGGCTGGTGGCGATGCTGCAGCGCCAGGGCAACGATCGGCT includes:
- a CDS encoding amidohydrolase, whose product is MSDPSRLWPARLERELPELLELRRHLHAHPELSGEEHQTAALVAGELRQRGWRVREAVGRTGVVADLGPDQGPRVGLRVDMDALPVEERTGLPFASRRQGVMHACGHDLHTCVGLGVARLLAAEPALPCGVRLLFQPAEELAQGARWMREDGALEGLSALYGVHVFPSLAAGTIGVRSGSLTAAAGELEIEVIGEGGHGARPHQSVDAIWIAARVVTGLQEAISRRLDALHPVVVSFGAIEGGKAFNVIADRVRLLGTLRCLDAELHARLPAWIEETVQAICASFGATARVSYRCIAPPVHNDPALTDLLERCAIDQLGRERVLRLEQPSLGAEDFAELLQDVPGSMFRLGVAGPEGCAPLHHGSFLPDEASLAVGIRVLTATLLTWLQEAGGQEVGR